The following proteins come from a genomic window of Syntrophorhabdales bacterium:
- a CDS encoding TerC family protein yields the protein MKFGRMGKSTNMEAFLQQIGTFEFLTGLVSIMFINIILSGDNAVVIAMAVRSLAPKKRRQGIILGTAGAVVLRIGLTFVAARLLEITFLKLAGGLMIGWLAIKLFVEGGPAVDQEREVATLGKAIVIILVADLIMSTDNVLAVAGASKGSLALLIFGLGTSIPLVVFASNMLSKLMDRYPIIVYCGAAVLGKVAGEMIITDPFVVKLLNAPGPYATYAAEGVCAVAVVVAGKTWMRWRPAIPRVLSDETDPFYLADWDLR from the coding sequence GTGAAGTTCGGCAGAATGGGCAAATCTACTAATATGGAAGCATTTCTTCAGCAGATAGGGACCTTCGAGTTCCTCACCGGCCTCGTGAGCATCATGTTCATCAACATCATCCTCTCGGGTGACAATGCGGTCGTGATTGCCATGGCCGTCCGCTCCCTGGCCCCAAAAAAAAGAAGGCAGGGTATCATACTCGGCACCGCAGGAGCGGTCGTGCTCCGGATCGGCCTCACCTTTGTTGCAGCGAGGCTGCTTGAGATAACATTCCTCAAGCTTGCCGGGGGGCTGATGATAGGCTGGCTCGCCATAAAGCTCTTTGTCGAGGGTGGCCCTGCCGTAGATCAGGAACGGGAAGTGGCAACGTTGGGTAAGGCCATCGTCATCATCCTGGTTGCAGATCTGATCATGAGTACGGACAATGTGCTTGCGGTGGCTGGTGCGAGCAAGGGAAGCCTTGCCCTGCTCATTTTTGGATTGGGCACCAGCATTCCCCTCGTGGTCTTTGCCAGCAATATGCTGTCGAAGCTCATGGATCGCTACCCGATTATAGTCTATTGTGGCGCAGCAGTGTTGGGAAAGGTCGCGGGTGAAATGATCATCACCGATCCATTTGTGGTGAAGCTCCTCAACGCTCCCGGCCCTTACGCGACGTATGCAGCAGAGGGCGTATGCGCGGTCGCTGTGGTGGTGGCAGGAAAGACGTGGATGAGGTGGAGACCGGCCATCCCGAGAGTGCTCTCTGATGAAACGGACCCCTTCTACCTGGCAGACTGGGACTTGCGGTAG
- a CDS encoding response regulator transcription factor — MSVRLLLADDHKIMREGLKALLEQRADVQVVAEAENGLEAVQLTQELRPDIVIMDIGMAGLNGIEATRQITAGVPGVKVIALSMHSEKRFVVEMLKAGASGYLLKDSAPEELTAALRALAANRPYLSPKITDVVLKEYLSTLPQTEPTAFTVLTAREREVLQLIAEGKTTKEIASALKVSVKTIETHRQQMMEKLNIRSIAELTKYAIREGLTSLDP; from the coding sequence ATGAGCGTACGACTTCTTCTGGCAGATGACCACAAGATCATGCGCGAGGGCCTTAAGGCGCTACTCGAACAGCGCGCTGATGTGCAGGTGGTGGCAGAGGCGGAGAACGGACTGGAAGCGGTGCAACTCACCCAGGAACTCAGGCCAGACATCGTGATTATGGATATCGGCATGGCGGGCCTGAACGGGATAGAGGCCACGCGGCAGATCACTGCGGGCGTGCCGGGAGTCAAAGTAATTGCCCTCTCGATGCACTCGGAGAAACGCTTCGTCGTCGAGATGCTCAAAGCGGGCGCATCCGGTTACTTACTGAAGGACAGCGCTCCGGAAGAACTGACCGCCGCGTTGCGGGCACTGGCTGCAAACCGGCCCTACCTCAGCCCCAAGATCACCGACGTTGTCCTCAAGGAGTATCTGAGCACACTGCCGCAAACAGAGCCGACCGCCTTCACGGTGCTCACCGCGCGCGAGCGAGAAGTGCTCCAACTCATCGCCGAGGGAAAGACGACCAAGGAGATTGCCTCCGCCCTCAAGGTGAGCGTGAAAACTATCGAAACGCACCGCCAGCAGATGATGGAAAAGCTCAACATCAGGAGCATTGCAGAGCTCACGAAGTATGCGATAAGGGAGGGCCTCACCTCTCTTGACCCCTGA
- a CDS encoding PAS domain S-box protein, whose translation MKADELTNFELLEQETLGRERAERAHRESEERYRALIKHSSEAIFIFDPNTGRLIEANDQFLRMLGYREEDIAHLKLKDIVFFENKVLRQEIQNTLESGREVFGLRQYKRADGSLLDVEVSATLITYRSEQVVMVNMRDVTERMRAESALRALKDELELRVAERTSELQNANEKLRLAVAKGQRVEEMLRKGAERYRDLFQNSPIGIYRVNPHGLILMANHAMVRMLGFKSFAEITTNDIEEDDYEPTYLEANFRKRLEQEGRVREYETTWKRPDGTDIFVSENARAIKSEDGTVLYYEGTVEDITEKKKAEEKIEQYQGELRWLASELSLAEERERRRIANILHDDIGQLLAAARIKLWGLLEAMTSEDLKTQANDARQHVEEAINRARSLTSELSPPILYELGIEAALEWLGERMQKQHGFGFTFDGGNGYMPLDEEVRIFLFTSVRELMVNIVKHAKAQHVRISIKKIGGDVVVGVEDDGVGFLARETGWGSSGFGLFSIRERLRHLEGHLHIDSAPGGGTRIILSVPSRIKKIAKRTAQDERTTSSGR comes from the coding sequence ATGAAAGCAGATGAGTTGACCAATTTTGAACTCCTGGAACAGGAAACGTTGGGGCGCGAACGGGCAGAGAGGGCACACAGGGAATCGGAAGAGCGTTACCGGGCACTGATCAAACACTCCTCCGAAGCCATCTTCATATTCGACCCGAACACAGGCAGGCTCATTGAAGCCAATGATCAGTTCCTCAGGATGCTGGGGTACCGGGAGGAGGATATTGCGCATCTCAAGCTGAAGGATATTGTCTTTTTTGAAAACAAGGTCTTGAGGCAGGAGATCCAGAATACCCTTGAGAGTGGCCGGGAGGTGTTCGGATTACGCCAATACAAACGGGCGGATGGGTCGCTTCTCGACGTAGAGGTAAGCGCGACCCTGATAACGTACCGCAGCGAGCAGGTAGTGATGGTGAACATGCGCGATGTCACCGAGAGGATGCGAGCCGAAAGCGCGCTCAGGGCTTTGAAAGATGAGCTGGAGCTGAGGGTTGCAGAGCGCACAAGCGAATTGCAGAACGCCAATGAGAAGCTCAGGCTTGCAGTGGCCAAGGGCCAACGCGTGGAAGAGATGCTGAGAAAGGGAGCCGAGCGGTACAGGGACCTTTTCCAGAACTCACCAATCGGTATTTACCGGGTCAACCCGCACGGGCTTATACTCATGGCCAACCATGCGATGGTGCGTATGCTTGGGTTCAAATCGTTCGCCGAGATCACCACCAATGATATTGAAGAAGATGATTACGAGCCGACCTACCTTGAGGCGAATTTCAGAAAGCGACTTGAACAGGAAGGACGGGTACGCGAGTACGAGACCACATGGAAACGGCCGGATGGCACTGACATATTTGTGAGCGAGAACGCGAGGGCCATCAAGTCTGAAGACGGGACCGTCCTTTACTATGAAGGCACGGTTGAAGATATCACCGAGAAAAAGAAGGCCGAGGAGAAGATCGAACAGTACCAGGGGGAGCTCCGCTGGCTCGCCTCGGAGCTTTCCCTTGCAGAAGAACGGGAGAGACGGCGCATCGCGAACATACTGCACGACGATATAGGCCAACTTCTTGCCGCTGCCAGGATAAAGTTATGGGGCCTTCTGGAGGCAATGACTTCGGAGGACCTCAAGACCCAAGCGAACGATGCACGCCAGCATGTGGAAGAAGCGATAAACCGGGCTCGCTCCCTGACGTCCGAGCTCAGCCCTCCGATCCTCTACGAACTCGGCATTGAGGCTGCCCTGGAGTGGCTCGGCGAGCGGATGCAGAAGCAGCATGGGTTCGGCTTCACCTTCGACGGCGGTAACGGGTATATGCCTCTCGATGAAGAGGTGCGTATCTTCCTCTTCACGTCCGTCCGGGAACTCATGGTCAACATTGTCAAGCACGCCAAAGCGCAACACGTAAGGATCTCGATCAAAAAGATCGGGGGCGACGTCGTCGTAGGCGTGGAAGATGACGGTGTGGGATTCCTGGCAAGAGAAACAGGCTGGGGCTCAAGTGGCTTTGGTCTCTTCAGTATAAGGGAACGCCTTCGCCACCTGGAAGGCCACTTACATATCGATTCCGCACCAGGAGGCGGTACCCGCATCATACTCTCAGTGCCTTCAAGGATCAAAAAAATAGCAAAGAGGACAGCACAAGATGAGCGTACGACTTCTTCTGGCAGATGA